The following is a genomic window from Roseitalea porphyridii.
CCGCAAATCTCCGTCGCAGACCGCCTGGCCACAGCAACACCGCGTCTTTGTCGATCTCGCACGTCTTGACTATGTACTGCGTCGCCGGGTTGATTGGGTTGTGTTCGAATACGAGAGCAAGGCCGCCTTTCTTCAAGACGCGGGCCATCTCGGCAACGAAGTCGGACCAGTTACTCCGGGGAACGTGGTGCATGACGCATATGGCAAACACGATATCAAATCGCTCATCGTCGTAGGGCAAGCGCCTTCCATCATAGTGCGCATAGGTAACAAAAGAATGCTTGCGCCGCGCTAGCTCGATACTGCGCTCAGACACGTCGACGCCATGAAGGGACCCGAAAGCACCCTTCAAACCCTCATGATAGGCGCCGATGCCGCAGCCATGGTCGAGTACTTCGAGTGCGCTCACATCGCCGAAGTGCGACTGCGCTTGACGCAATATCTCGTCGCGCTTGACATTGATGAAGAAACTGTGCTCGCGGCCCGTAAAGGCGAGCGCCTGATTGATAGTCTCCTCGTAATCCTCGGTAATGCGATCGAAGTCCGCAGCGATCTGCCCTTGTGTGACCCCGGTGGTATTGCTGGTCTTTTTCGTCATGCTGGCAGATCCGAACGTCAGGCTAGTGCCAACGCTTCCAGGGAGCGTTGCCACTACGCCACATCTCGTCTAGCTCGCGCTGGTCTCTGAGCGTGTCCATCGGCTTCCAGAATCCATGGTGCTGAAAGGCTGAAAGCTGGCCGGCTGCCGCGAGGCGTTCGAGAGGTGATTTTTCCCACGAAGTCGCATCGTCATCAATGAAGTCGAAAACACCCGGTTCCAGAACGAAAAAGCCGCCATTGATCCAGCCCGCCTCATTGTCCGGTTTCTCGTGGAATCGCTTCACGCCTCGTTCCTCGGCAATATCCAATATCCCGAAGCGGCCAGGTGACCTAACGGCAGTGACAGTGGCGAGACGACCCTTCTCCTCGTGGAAGTCAACCACATCCCTGATGTTCAGATCGGCAACTCCGTCGCCGTAGGAAAGACAGAAAGTCTGATCTCCGATATAAGGCGCGATGCGTTTGATGCGCCCACCGGTCATTGTCTCCAGGCCCGTATTCACGAGCGTCACCTTCCACCTTTCGCTGGGCTCGCCGTGGAATTCCAACTTGTTCTCACCCAGATGCACGGTGAGATCGTAGTTTTCGGTAAAGTAATTCACGAAATATGACTTGATCTTGTGAGCCTTATAGCCGCAGCAGACGATGAATTCAGTGAAGCCGGATGCTTCATAAATCTTCATGATGTGCCAGAGAATGGGCCGGCCGCCGACTTCGACGAGCGGTTTGGGAATCATCTCCGTTTCCTCAGAAAGCCGGGTTCCCATGCCGCCAGCCAACAGAACAACAATCATGCCGAACCTCTCCACACAGCGTCCAAAGACATACTCGACTAGGGCGCTGCTGCGAGAAAACTCTCAATGTCGTCAGCCACCAGCAGCGCGGCATCCTCGCCATCCGCGCACCTTCGATACCATACGGCAGCGCGGCGAACCGCTTCTTTGGCGTCCCACCTCGGCCGCCAGCCGAGCAAGCGACGCGCTCGTGTGGAATCGACAGTCAAAAAGTGCGTTTCCTTGCGAGTTCCGCAACGCGGCTCAGCGTCTTTCACAATGGCACCCGCACCCCAATTGGTGGCGAAGGCTTTCGCCACGTCGCGTACGGTCGCGGCATTATCACCGGAGGGCCCGAAATTCCAGCAGCCAAAACGGCTGGTGCTTTCGTTAAGCAAATGGTTCGCCAGGACCAGATAGCCGGTGAGAGGGTCCAGCACGTGCTGCCAGGGACGCACGGCTTCGGGATTCCGCAGAACGAGAGGCTGACCCGTCTCGAAAGCACGCGCTGCATCCGGCAGAAGCCGGTCATCTGCCCAATCGCCGCCGCCTATGACGTTGCCAGCTCGGACGGTTGCAATGCCCTTTTGGCCATCGGCGAAGAAAGACGAGGCCATGGACGCGGCAACGAGTTCTGCCGCAGCTTTCGATGCGCTGTATGGGTCGGCGCCACCGAGCGTATCGGTTTCGCGATAGGCCCAGACGTGTTCCTCATTGCGGTAGACCTTGTCGCTGGTGACAATCAACACGGCCTTGACACCTGGCACGCGCCGGACCGCCTCCAACACCTTCACTGTCCCGATAATGTTGGTTTCGAAGGTCGATACCGGGTTGTCGAACGATGCAAGCACGAGCGGCTGTGCCGCCAGATGCACAATCACCTCCGGCGCAGCGGTGGCCATCGCGGCTTGAAGCGCACGATGATCATTTACGTCGCCTTCGACGCTAAGGTGGTTCTGCAAGCGCAATTGAGGATAGAGCAGGCGCGGCCTGTGATCGAACCCGAAACCGGTCGTCTCGGCACCCAGCCTGGAAAGCAGGGCGCAAAGCCAGGAACCCTTGAACCCCATATGCCCAGTTATGAAAACACGGCGGCCGGCCCAGTCTCCCAGTTCATCGGCCGCTACCATTGCAGTCGGCTTTCGGCGGTTTCGATATCCTCATCGAAGTTTACCATGTGTGCGATCACGATCGAGGGTCGCTGACGTACTTGATCATAGATCCTGCCAACATAGGCGCCCAGAATACCCAAAAAGATGCTGTTCAGGCCGATGCCGAACAAAATCAGGATCTGCGTTGTGGTGAAACCGCGCGGCAGGCTGTCGGGCGAAACCAACCAGAGGAGAAAATAGGACAGCGCCAGAAGAACGGCCCCGGTGGCAACGACAAGGCCGATATGAAACGAGATTCTGAGCGGCATGCTCGAATGAGCCATAACGCCACCAAAAGCCATGTGGGTAAGCCCACGAAGCCGGAACTTGCTCTGGCCGAACTTGCGCTCAGACCTGTCAAAAGGAATACCGATCTGATTGCGCGCCAGAGACGAGATCAGCCCCCTAAGGTAGACATGGGGGTCGTGTATGCGTCTCAGCCTTTCTATCATGCTTCGATCGATGAGTCGGAAGTCACCGGCATCGGCAATGAGATGATCGCCGTCCAACTTCGCCAGCAGTTGATAGAAGCTGCGTCTCCCCTGAGAGAGAAGCCACCCCTCTTTGCGGCGGCGCCTGACGCCAACGACGACATCATGCCCCTCTTCCCACTTCCGAAGGAAGTCCGCGAACAATTCGGGAGGGTCCTGCAAATCAGCGTCGATCTGGATCGCCGCCGCCCCGCGTGCAAGCCGATAGCCCGTCAGAACGGACTGCTGGAAACCGAAGTTACGAGCAAAACGTGCGATGCGCACGTCAGGATCCTTGTCGGCTATCTTGCTCAACAGCGCGAACGTATTGTCGGTCGAGTGGTTGTCGGTGAACAGGAACTCAAACCGATAATCCTTCAACTCGTCTGTGACACGACGCAGTTCCGCATAGGTCCGTTCGACATTCGATTCTTCGTTAAAGACTGGAATGACGATTGAAATGAGCGGTCGGTCCGAAGATACGTCGTGCGGTTCACGTTCACCGACATGTTTCTGCGACTGCGTCATAGGTCAACGGCTCTACGGTGACAGGCGATCGAACTCGTCCGCGTTGAAGATATCGACTATCGGTGCGGTGAGCCCTCGTTTGCCCAGGTAGCCACGAATCTCATGCGA
Proteins encoded in this region:
- a CDS encoding class I SAM-dependent methyltransferase, which encodes MTKKTSNTTGVTQGQIAADFDRITEDYEETINQALAFTGREHSFFINVKRDEILRQAQSHFGDVSALEVLDHGCGIGAYHEGLKGAFGSLHGVDVSERSIELARRKHSFVTYAHYDGRRLPYDDERFDIVFAICVMHHVPRSNWSDFVAEMARVLKKGGLALVFEHNPINPATQYIVKTCEIDKDAVLLWPGGLRRRFAGAGFEDIRTRTILSVPPVGRLLSAADGLLGRLPFGAQYYLAAVRPG
- the rfbF gene encoding glucose-1-phosphate cytidylyltransferase, which translates into the protein MIVVLLAGGMGTRLSEETEMIPKPLVEVGGRPILWHIMKIYEASGFTEFIVCCGYKAHKIKSYFVNYFTENYDLTVHLGENKLEFHGEPSERWKVTLVNTGLETMTGGRIKRIAPYIGDQTFCLSYGDGVADLNIRDVVDFHEEKGRLATVTAVRSPGRFGILDIAEERGVKRFHEKPDNEAGWINGGFFVLEPGVFDFIDDDATSWEKSPLERLAAAGQLSAFQHHGFWKPMDTLRDQRELDEMWRSGNAPWKRWH
- the rfbG gene encoding CDP-glucose 4,6-dehydratase, producing the protein MVAADELGDWAGRRVFITGHMGFKGSWLCALLSRLGAETTGFGFDHRPRLLYPQLRLQNHLSVEGDVNDHRALQAAMATAAPEVIVHLAAQPLVLASFDNPVSTFETNIIGTVKVLEAVRRVPGVKAVLIVTSDKVYRNEEHVWAYRETDTLGGADPYSASKAAAELVAASMASSFFADGQKGIATVRAGNVIGGGDWADDRLLPDAARAFETGQPLVLRNPEAVRPWQHVLDPLTGYLVLANHLLNESTSRFGCWNFGPSGDNAATVRDVAKAFATNWGAGAIVKDAEPRCGTRKETHFLTVDSTRARRLLGWRPRWDAKEAVRRAAVWYRRCADGEDAALLVADDIESFLAAAP
- a CDS encoding glycosyltransferase family 2 protein; protein product: MTQSQKHVGEREPHDVSSDRPLISIVIPVFNEESNVERTYAELRRVTDELKDYRFEFLFTDNHSTDNTFALLSKIADKDPDVRIARFARNFGFQQSVLTGYRLARGAAAIQIDADLQDPPELFADFLRKWEEGHDVVVGVRRRRKEGWLLSQGRRSFYQLLAKLDGDHLIADAGDFRLIDRSMIERLRRIHDPHVYLRGLISSLARNQIGIPFDRSERKFGQSKFRLRGLTHMAFGGVMAHSSMPLRISFHIGLVVATGAVLLALSYFLLWLVSPDSLPRGFTTTQILILFGIGLNSIFLGILGAYVGRIYDQVRQRPSIVIAHMVNFDEDIETAESRLQW